GATTGTCGTTGGGTTTGGAAGTTCAAAAGTAATTCCTTCTGGAGCTTCAACTTCATCTGGATGAGATTTACCAACAGCCAAGACAAGTTTTTTTCCTTGAAGTTGTGCACGGTAACCAACCCCACGCATTTCAAGTTCTTTCTTGAATCCTTCTGATACACCAACAACCATGTTGTTCAAAAGGGCACGAGTAGTTCCGTGGATTGTTTTCATTTCTTTTGAATCGTTTGGACGGTGAAGAGTTACTTCAGCACCTTCCACACGGATTTCAATATCTTTTGAGAACTCACGAGTAAGTTCTCCTTTAGGTCCTTTTACAGTTACTACGTTGTCATTGTTAGTGAGTTCAACACCAGCAGGCAACACGATAACTTTATTACCAATACGTGACATGTTTTTATTCTCCTGTTAAATTGTCAGACCATGATGGCCAGTTTTCACGGGGTTAAATCGATTTCTCGATTAAAGGAATATTTAGGTTTCAATTTCAAAGTGAATCTAGGCATCGTCTCGCAGGCATAACTTTGGGTTAGACAAGAGACGATAACGAAGAGTCGCAAAGAAATTGGGAGCTAAATATTACCAAACGTAAGCGATAACTTCCCCACCAACATTCTTTTGGCGTGCTTCTTTATCAGTAAGCAAACCTTCAGAAGTTGAAAGGATAGCAATTCCAAGTCCGTTAAGAACTTTTGGAAGATCTTCACGTTTTTTGTAGACACGAAGTCCTGGTTTAGAAACACGTTTCAAGTTAGTGATAACTTTTTCACCGTTTGGTCCGTATTTAAGGAATACACGGATGATGCCTTGTTTGTCATCTTCGATGATTTCTACGTTCTTAACAAAACCTTCGCGTTTAAGGATTTCAGCAATCCCTTTTTTGATGTTTGATGCAGGTACTTCAAGTACTTCGTGTTTTGCTTGGTTAGCGTTACGAATACGAGTTAGGAAGTCTGCGATTGGGTCAGTCATAACCATTTTTTATTCTCCTCTTACTAGTAGTTTGCAAGTCGCACTTGCTAGTTAATACATGATACAAAGAGCGTAACAGCAAGAGCAAAAATAGGCAATTTGATACAGGAGCGATGCTCCAAAGCAAATTGGTCTTTTTTGCCAAAGCTGTAGCTCGTGTTCAAATTGGCAAACCCAACTGAACCCGGGCTAAACTCTATGTGAAAAAGATAACCTTTCCTAGAAACTTCAGTTTCTTCGTCAAGTTTCCTATTTTCACTTGGAGTTTTGACGCCCTTGATATCTTAAATTACCAAGATGCTTTTGTTACACCAGGAATTTGTCCTTTGTAAGCTAATTCACGGAAGCAAACACGGCAAAGTTTAAATTTGCGGTAAACTGAATGTGGACGACCACATTTTTCACAACGAGTATAAGCTTGAGTAGAGAACTTCGCTGGACGTTTGTTCTTAGCAATCATTGATTTTTTAGCCATTAGATTTACCTCCTATATTATTTTGCAAAAGGCATTCCAAGGCCTGTAAGCAATGCACGTGACTCTTCGTCAGTGTTAGCAGTTGTTACGATAACGATGTCAAGACCACGAGTTTTGTCAACGTCATCAAAGTTGATTTCTGGGAAGATCAATTGTTCTTTCACACCAAGTGTGTAGTTTCCGCGTCCATCAAATGATTTTGTTGGAACACCGTGGAAGTCACGTACACGTGGAAGTGAAACTGAAACCAATTTGTCCAAGAATTCGTACATACGTTCACCACGAAGGGTAACTTTTGCACCGATCGCTACACCTTCACGAAGACGGAAGCCGGCGATTGATTTTTTAGCTTTAGTGATAAGTGGTTTTTGACCTGAGATAAGTGCCAATTCTTCAGCAGCTTTTTCAAGGCTTTTAGCGTTTGATACAGCTTCACCAACACCCATGTTCAAAACGATCTTATCTACTTTAGGTACAGCCATCACTGATGAGTAGTTGAATTGTTCTGTCAAAGCAGGAACTACTTCATTAAGATATTTTTCTTTTAAACGATTTGCCATTATACTTCTCCTTTCCTTCGTGATCAATCAAGCACTTCGCCTGATTTTTTGTTGTAGCGAACTTTTTTACCGTCTACAAATTTGTAACCAACACGACCAGCTACACCGTTTTTGTCCAATACTTGAACGTTTGATACGTGGATAGCTGCTTCTTTCTCGATGATACCACCTTGAGGAAGTTCGTTAGTTGGACGTTGGTGTTTCTTAACGATGTTCACACCTTCAACGATAACTTTGTTTACTTTTGGAAGGGCAGTAAGGACAACAGCTTCTGTTCCCTTATCTTTACCAGCGATTACGCGAACTTTGTCGCCTTTTTTTACAAACATTAGGTTTCTCCTTGATTTTTCTTACGCCCATAAGGGCACCCTAGCTTAAAGCTAGGGGACTAGTTTGTTTGTTTTTGCTCTGCGAAAATCAAAGCAATTCTTTGTCAGTTTCAACTCACCTA
Above is a window of Streptococcus oralis subsp. dentisani DNA encoding:
- the rpsH gene encoding 30S ribosomal protein S8, giving the protein MVMTDPIADFLTRIRNANQAKHEVLEVPASNIKKGIAEILKREGFVKNVEIIEDDKQGIIRVFLKYGPNGEKVITNLKRVSKPGLRVYKKREDLPKVLNGLGIAILSTSEGLLTDKEARQKNVGGEVIAYVW
- the rplE gene encoding 50S ribosomal protein L5 codes for the protein MANRLKEKYLNEVVPALTEQFNYSSVMAVPKVDKIVLNMGVGEAVSNAKSLEKAAEELALISGQKPLITKAKKSIAGFRLREGVAIGAKVTLRGERMYEFLDKLVSVSLPRVRDFHGVPTKSFDGRGNYTLGVKEQLIFPEINFDDVDKTRGLDIVIVTTANTDEESRALLTGLGMPFAK
- the rplF gene encoding 50S ribosomal protein L6 — translated: MSRIGNKVIVLPAGVELTNNDNVVTVKGPKGELTREFSKDIEIRVEGAEVTLHRPNDSKEMKTIHGTTRALLNNMVVGVSEGFKKELEMRGVGYRAQLQGKKLVLAVGKSHPDEVEAPEGITFELPNPTTIVISGISKEVVGQTAAYVRSLRSPEPYKGKGIRYVGEYVRLKEGKTGK
- a CDS encoding type Z 30S ribosomal protein S14; the protein is MAKKSMIAKNKRPAKFSTQAYTRCEKCGRPHSVYRKFKLCRVCFRELAYKGQIPGVTKASW
- the rplX gene encoding 50S ribosomal protein L24, whose product is MFVKKGDKVRVIAGKDKGTEAVVLTALPKVNKVIVEGVNIVKKHQRPTNELPQGGIIEKEAAIHVSNVQVLDKNGVAGRVGYKFVDGKKVRYNKKSGEVLD